In Nicotiana tabacum cultivar K326 chromosome 21, ASM71507v2, whole genome shotgun sequence, one DNA window encodes the following:
- the LOC107808945 gene encoding putative glutathione S-transferase, which produces MAKEDLRLLDFWVSPFCMRVKIALAEKGLAFDSQEEDLLGGKSELLLKSNPIYQKVPVLLDSGKPIVESSNIVYYIDEKFANTKNTLLPSCAYGRSRARFWADFIDKKIYEAGMAIWRSKGEELEIAKKDFIDILKKLEGALGDKDYFGGDNFGYVDVIAISMTSWFHAYEKFGRFKVEKECPKFDAWTKRCLKRESVAGVFPDPKKVYEFVVMLRKMHAVE; this is translated from the exons ATGGCAAAAGAAGATTTACGTCTATTAGATTTCTGGGTGAGTCCATTCTGTATGAGGGTAAAAATTGCATTAGCTGAGAAGGGTTTAGCCTTTGATTCTCAAGAAGAAGATTTGTTAGGAGGCAAGAGTGAGTTGCTTCTAAAATCAAACCCTATTTACCAAAAGGTTCCTGTTTTATTGGACAGTGGCAAGCCAATTGTGGAGTCCTCAAATATTGTGTATTATATTGATGAGAAGTTTGCTAATACCAAAAATACTTTGCTTCCTTCTTGTGCGTATGGCCGTTCAAGGGCAAGGTTTTGGGCTGACTTCATTGACAAAAAG ATTTATGAAGCAGGAATGGCTATATGGAGAAGCAAAGGAGAAGAACTAGAGATTGCTAAGAAGGATTTCATTGACATTTTGAAGAAACTTGAAGGAGCTTTAGGTGAcaaagattattttggaggagacAATTTTGGATATGTTGATGTCATAGCTATTAGCATGACATCTTGGTTCCATGCTTATGAAAAATTTGGACGTTTTAAGGTTGAAAAAGAGTGTCCTAAATTTGATGCATGGACAAAGAGATGCCTTAAGAGGGAGAGTGTTGCTGGTGTTTTTCCTGACCCTAAAAAAGTTTATGAGTTTGTTGTCATGCTTAGGAAAATGCATGCCGTTGAATAG
- the LOC107808944 gene encoding protein ALTERED XYLOGLUCAN 9-like → MLGAVQLGLFAAGVVLFVPMGMAGWHLSRNKMLFFSCALFITLAVGVHLVPYFPSVTSFLSSNKSSSVLPLEFTVKKDSCLSLLHQVSFDFQELNENVTNSVENKGSGRKIGSWNWVESEIVNECDFQELSKADASDLLNGSWVVVAGDSQARLMVVFLLELILGRNEMEVIRGDLFKRHSDYNIFVDEIGMKLDFMWAPYVSNLTDLMLGFKEKRSYPDVFVMGAGLWDMLHVNNASDYGVSLKSLKDSVVLMLPVSSPFVNEGDGANVLPIRTPNLFWLGMPKLIHSMLNTDEKREKMSDVMWQAYSDELYRSKLLRQSGGPLFLLDIHSLSNNCGAHCTDDGMHYHGAVYEAAVHIMLNGLLIESNQKL, encoded by the coding sequence ATGTTGGGTGCTGTCCAATTGGGACTATTTGCAGCAGGTGTTGTACTCTTTGTCCCTATGGGTATGGCTGGTTGGCACTTAAGCCGTAACAAGATGTTATTTTTCAGCTGTGCTCTTTTCATTACCCTCGCTGTTGGTGTTCATTTGGTACCTTACTTCCCTTCTGTTACTTCTTTCCTTAGCTCCAATAAATCAAGTTCAGTATTACCTTTAGAATTTACTGTAAAAAAGGATTCTTGTTTGTCTTTACTTCATCAAGTATCATTTGATTTTCAAGAATTGAATGAAAATGTGACTAACAGTGTGGAAAATAAGGGTAGTGGTAGAAAAATTGGTTCTTGGAATTGGGTTGAGTCTGAAATTGTTAATGAATGTGATTTTCAAGAATTGAGTAAGGCTGACGCTTCGGATTTGTTAAACGGGTCGTGGGTCGTTGTAGCGGGGGATTCACAGGCAAGGTTAATGGTGGTTTTTTTATTGGAGTTGATATTAGGGAGAAATGAGATGGAGGTGATAAGAGGGGATTTGTTTAAGAGGCATAGTGATTATAACATTTTTGTTGATGAGATTGGGATGAAGTTGGACTTTATGTGGGCGCCTTACGTGAGTAATTTGACTGATTTGATGCTCGGGTTTAAAGAAAAAAGGAGTTATCCCGATGTATTTGTGATGGGGGCAGGGTTATGGGATATGTTACATGTAAATAATGCATCTGATTATGGTGTTTCTTTAAAGTCTTTGAAGGATTCAGTAGTGTTGATGTTACCGGTTTCTTCGCCGTTTGTTAATGAGGGTGATGGAGCGAATGTGCTCCCGATTCGGACGCCCAACTTGTTCTGGTTAGGAATGCCTAAGTTGATACACTCAATGTTGAATACTGATGAGAAGAGGGAGAAGATGAGTGATGTTATGTGGCAAGCTTATAGTGATGAGCTTTACAGAAGTAAGCTGCTTCGACAATCTGGTGGCCCACTGTTTTTGCTCGACATACATTCCTTGAGTAATAATTGCGGAGCTCATTGCACGGATGATGGAATGCATTATCACGGGGCTGTCTATGAAGCCGCTGTACATATCATGTTAAATGGATTGCTTATAGAATCTAATCAGAAGCTATGA